The following is a genomic window from Crocosphaera sp. UHCC 0190.
GGGAATTGTGTCCCAAATCCGTGGCCTTACTTTATGCAGAACAATTAGCCCGTTTTTTAGGGCCGGCCATTGGGGTAATTGCCCAAATTTTTAACCCCTTTATTTGGATTTTAAATCAATCAACTCGCTGGTTATTAAGGAGTGTGGGCATTCCCTACACGGGTGAGGGTAAATATAATCAAGTCACGTCAGAAGAACTGCAATTAATTATTGCCACTGAGGGAGAGTCAACGGGATTAGAAGCCCAAGAACGGGCATTATTAAAGAATGTGTTTGAATTTGGGGAAGTGACAGCCGTGGAAGTGATGGTTCCCCGCACCCAATTAATTGCGATTCCCGAAACCGCAACTTTTAAGGAATTTTTGGAAGAAGTTACTCAAGCTGGCCATTCTCGTTATCCTGTTGAGGGAGACTCCCTTGATGATATTTTAGGGATTATTGATTTTAAAGATTTGGCTCAACCCCTCTCTCAAGGACTATTAAACCCGAATTCTGCCCTTGAGGAATGGATTAAACCTGTAAAATTTGTCTCTGAGTCTATGCCCCTTGATGAATTATTGGCCTTAATGCAGCGATCGCAGTTAAAAATGGTGATGGTGGTGGATGAGTTTGGGGGAACATCAGGCTTAATTACCTTAGAAGATTTAATTGGGGAAATTTTGGGTAATGATTTGGAAGGAAGCGGAGAAGAAGAAGTTGCCTTACAAATGATTGATGAACAAACTTTTTTAGTAGAAGCACAAATTAATTTAGAAGAATTAAATAATGTTTTAGGGTTAGATTTACCCTTAACCGATGAATATCAAACCTTGGGGGGCTTTTTATTATATCAATGGCAAAAAATTCCGATGGTGGGGGAAACTTTGGCTTATCAGTCTTTTGAGTTTACTGTCATCGCATCTGAAGGGCCTCGTTTATTACAAATTCGTCTTCATCGAAAAGAGGCTTCTGAGACTGAATCTGAGTTAATAGAAACAGAATCTTTAGAAGTTATTGATGATTCAAATTATGAGTAAATGGTAGAAATTTCTGATCTTGATTATACTTAAGAAAAGCTCCTAACATCCCATAGGAAAATAGCTGATGTCTATAACTGCCCGACAATTAGCAGAGTTGATGCCCGATGCCACTGAAGTTGAAAGTGATGAGCCGGAAATGGAAAGTAGTTTACATTATATTCAGTTAGCTTTATTAGTTTCCTGTTTAGAATGGCTGTGGCGTGATAAAAATGATTTTTTTATTGGGGCTAATCTCACTATCTACTTTAATCGTCAACAACTCAAAAATAAAGACTTTCGTGGCCCCGATTTTTTCTTGATTAAACAAACCAAAAAACGCCCACGAAAATCTTGGGTAACTTGGGAAGAAGAAGGCAAATATCCTGATTTAATTATTGAATTATTGTCAGAATCAACTGCAGATGTTGATAAAAATTTTAAAAAAGAGCTTTATCAACATCGACTTCGTACCCCAGAATATTTTTGGTTTTCACCAGATAATTTAGAGTTTGCTGGGTTTCGCTTGAATCAAGGAAAATATGAAGAAATTAGTCCGAATGAGTTGGGTTGGTTATGGAGTGAAAGCTTAGGATTATATTTGGGACTCTATCAACAACAGCTTAGATATTTTACCCTAGAAGGTCAACTTGTTCCCACACCAGAAGAAGAAGCACAACAACAAATAAGGTTTGCTCAAGAACAACAACAAAGGGCTGAACAACAACAGCAAAGGGCTGAACAGTTAGCGGCTCAGTTAAGAGCATTGGGAATAGAACCAGAAGCGTGAATTACCCCAGTTATAAGTTATCAGTTTGGGATATGGATGGAAAAGTAAATCAATCTTCATCTAAAGCTGGCACAGGGACAAGTAAAATGAGTTTTGGTTAAGTTAGCCGATCTCCAGTTATGAATTAGGTTAAATGTACTCACTAGAGACATTAAAACCAAGTAACCCAGTCAACCATAAAGTCAACGACTTAATTGGGAATGACAAGCCAGAGTGTAAACCTTATATCCTCTATGTTTATCCCCCCTTTCAAGATAAACTACAGTATGATATAAGATTTTTGTTAATACCATCATGAGTGTAGTTAGCCAAGTTATCCTCAAAGCAGACGATGAACTCCGATATCCTAGCAGTGGTGAACTCAAGGGTATCCAAAGTTTTTTGCGTACCGGAGAACAGCGTGTCCGTATCGCTGAGACTCTCGCAGAAAACGAAAAGAAAATTGTTGATCAAGCTCAGAAACGGTTGTTTCAAAAACGTCCTGATTTCCGGGCCCCTGGTGGCAATGCCTATGGTCAACGCCAGTATAATCAATGTTTACGGGATTATGGCTGGTATCTTCGTTTAGTCAGTTATGGGGTTTTAGCGGGCGACAAAGAACCCATTGAAAAAATCGGGTTAATTGGCGTTAAGGAAATGTATAACTCCCTTAATGTGCCTGTTCCTGGTATGGTAGAAGCCATTCGCTGTCTCAAAGAAGCGGCTTTGGGCCTGCTCAATAACGAAGATGCAGCCGAAACTGCTCCTTACTTTGATTACATGATTCAGGTCATGTCATAAATTGCCCTTAAAGGCACGATTAAATTAAATCGTGCCTTTGGTGAGCTATCCTAAAGAATGGACTTAACCATTGCGACTCAATTAGCGATCGCCTTAATCATCGGGTTAATTATTGGCCTTGAACGGGGTTGGAAAACCCGTAAAAACCCCACAGGACATGGTGATGGGGGACTTCGGAATTTTGGATTAAGTGGATTATTTGGTGGTATTGCTGCCTTATTAGCTGCGAAATGGGGAATTATGATCCTAGGGGTGATCTTTTTGGGATTATCTGCCTTAGTGTCTATTTCCTATGTCTTAACTGCCCAAAAATCTCAAGATTATGGAACAACCACAGAAATCGCTTTATTAATCACCTTTGCCTTAGGAGCCATGGTGGTTAGTGGTTGGATGCTGGAAGCCGTGGCGATCGCCGTGATCATCTCTTGGTTATTGGGACTCAAAGAAGAATTACATCGCTATCTCATTTTACTCCAACGTCAAGAATTAATTGCTACCCTACAATTATTATTAATTGCCGTCGTTTTTCTGCCTTTATTACCCAATCAGTCGATGGGGCCTTGGCAGGCTATTAATCCCCGTTCGATTGGGTTATTAGTGTTATTAATTGCGGCAATTTCTTATATTGGTTATTTTTCTATTCGGATTTTAGGGAATCATGTTGGACTCTTATTAACGGGATTATTTGGTGGCATTGCTTCTTCTACTGCCTTAACCTTGGCCTTTTCTCGTCTGGCTAAACAACGAGAGGATATAACAATTTTGTTGGCCGCAGGAATTGCTCTTGCTAATGGCATGATGGCTCCCCGTTTACTGATAGAAATTGCCGTCATTAATCCCGCTTTAGCTCAACAATTGATGTTACCTTTAATTGTATTAGGAATTAACCCCTTAATTTGTGCTGCAGTTCTGGTTTGGCGGTTATCTCCCTCCAAGTCTATGACTCCTCTTAAGTTATCAAATCCGGTAGAATTAGGAGCAGCCCTACAATATGCAGCTTTATTAGCTATTTTATCAGTCTTAGTTCATGGGGCGCAAGCTTGGTTTGGAGAGGGAGGAGTTTATGTCTTATCTGCTATTTCTGGACTGGCCGATGTGGACGCGGTAGGTATTTCTTTGGCCCAGGCCGTTAATGATAATATGTCGATAAAAGTAGGAATGATTGGCACTTTATTAGCTGTCGCCATGAACACTATGGTTAAAGTGGGAATGACTGCTATAATTGGAGGTAAAATTTTAGCTTATTGGTGTGCTGGAATTCTCTTAGGTTCTCTCGTTTTAAGTATGTTAATCACTCTCATAAAAGTGTCTATTTTCCCTTAAGATATCAACAGTAACACAACCTTCTAGGCTGTCACAAGCAAGACTCTTGTGTTACAGTAAATTAGTCAGAATTTTAGCCAATTTTCTCTTAAAACAAATGTTTCGCAAATTTTTTCAAAAACCAGATTCTGAAACAAATGATCGGGTTCCCCCTGGACAATATTTAGCCAAAGGTTTTCCCGTATTAACCTATGGAAAAACCCCCGAAGTTAGTACAGATACTTGGCAATTTCGGGTTTGGGGTTTAGTGACTCCTCAGACATTTTCTTGGTCAGATTTTATGAGTTTACCTCATCATGAGTTTACCAAAGATTTTCACTGTGTTACTCGTTGGACTAAGTTAGATGTGAAGTGGACAGGAATCAAAATTACTGATTTTATGGCCTTATTAGATGTTGATCCGAAAGCGACTCATGTGATGCAACATTGTTATGGAGAATATACCACGAATCTTCCTTTAAAAGATTTTGTTTTGGAAGACAATTTTTTTGCCTTTAAATTATTAGGAGATCCTTTACCAGCAGATCATGGTGGCCCCATGCGTTCTGTGATTCCTCATTTATATGCTTGGAAGAGTGCAAAATGGATCAATGGGTTAGAATTTTTGCCCCAAGATGAGTTAGGTTTTTGGGAAAAAAATGGTTATCATAGACGGGGTGATCCTTGGCAACAAGAACGGTATGGGGGTAAATTAAAATAAGATAGGTTTTATGCTAGAGAAGTAACGGGAATTGATTCCATTTAATTGAAGGATGGAAATTATGCTAAACTAAGAATAAACTAGCCATTACAACCCTAAAACTATTCATTCAGAGGAGTAATTAAAGATGGAACGTCCTAAAGGTGTGATAATTTTAGCAATACTGAACTTACTTGGAGGAATACTCGGTATTGTCTTTGGTTTTATCTTTTTCTTGTTAGGTAGCGTGGGAACATTAGGGGGTTTTGTTTCTGGACAAGCAGACTTTGCCGGAACAAGCTTTTTTATGGTAATAACAGCTATAATTGGTGTGATTAATAGTTTTCTCTCTTTAGGGGTTAGTTATGGTCTATTTATGATGAAAACTTGGGCTTGGGCAATGGCGATCATTATTCAATTTGTCTACATACTGACTTATATTACCAGTATTCTCAATGGTAGAAATATAGTAGGATCAATTATAAGTCTAGCGATCGCAGGTTTCATCTTATACTATCTCTATCAACCTAAAGTTAAACAGGCTTTTGCCATATCACCAAGTGTAGATTAATTAGCTCTCGTTAAAGGTTCAATAGAGTATCTATACTACAATTATCCTTACAAAAAACACAAGCATATTACAATTTATAATCAAATTGATCAAACTCAAGACACAAATTTTGATCAATTTCTCCCAAAAGGTAAAATTAACGATTTTGAGGAACTTTAATGCTATTTTCTCGGATAAATTTTTCAATGGATGTCGTTAAACTCTCGGAAGATTTTTCGGTAATCAAATAAGTCTTAAACTCTTGTCCTTCACTCAAATAGTTGGCATAAGCAGAGGATAAATAAGGAGTATATTCAGGATTATTGTTAATATAAACCTCAAAGAAAGATAGGATCATTGAATTTGTATAACTGTCTAATAATTGAGGACTAGGAAGCGTTAAATCTGTAGTAGTTTCTAACATATCAGTAAGGCCTGCATCTAATTGAGAAAAATCAACATGAGCTTGTCCTTCTTGCAATTGAAGATATTTATCCGTTACTTTTAAGCGAGGATAGGATACAACTTGTTCAAAAATAAAAGGTGTTGCTGGATCATAACTTCCGGCACTAATAAACACAGGAATATCAATTTTTCTGAGAGATTTACTACCAAAAAGACCAGAATTAACTGGATTAACGACAAACACTGCCTTAACTCTGGGATCTTTAAAATTATAGTCTTTTCGCTCTAATTTTAAAGCGCGACATTGTAATAATAAGGCCGTATTCAAATCCCCTATTTCTAAGTTACAAACTTCTTCAAGTCGGTCAAAGTCTATGGTTGCACCGGCCACAGATAAGACAGTATAACCGCCAAAAGAATGACCTAAAACCCCAACTTCTTTTAAATTTAATCGTCCTGCAAAAGAACTTTGATTGCGTCTTTCTAACTCATCAATAGTATAGCTAAGATCAAGAGGACGATCTATAAATTCATTGCGTAAAAAAATCTGTCGAGAAAACCCTTCTAAAAAGTCTTCTGTTTGTTTAATATCACTGCCTGGATGTTGAGGAAGTGCCACGACATAACCATAGGAAGCTAAATGTTGGCCCCATTTACTAAAATCTTCAGGACGAGAACTTAACCCATGAGAAATAACGACTACTGGAACTTTTTCAGACTGCAATATTTGGGGTTGATAAACATCAACATAAAATTGGCGATTGCGTTTTTCA
Proteins encoded in this region:
- a CDS encoding MgtC/SapB family protein → MDLTIATQLAIALIIGLIIGLERGWKTRKNPTGHGDGGLRNFGLSGLFGGIAALLAAKWGIMILGVIFLGLSALVSISYVLTAQKSQDYGTTTEIALLITFALGAMVVSGWMLEAVAIAVIISWLLGLKEELHRYLILLQRQELIATLQLLLIAVVFLPLLPNQSMGPWQAINPRSIGLLVLLIAAISYIGYFSIRILGNHVGLLLTGLFGGIASSTALTLAFSRLAKQREDITILLAAGIALANGMMAPRLLIEIAVINPALAQQLMLPLIVLGINPLICAAVLVWRLSPSKSMTPLKLSNPVELGAALQYAALLAILSVLVHGAQAWFGEGGVYVLSAISGLADVDAVGISLAQAVNDNMSIKVGMIGTLLAVAMNTMVKVGMTAIIGGKILAYWCAGILLGSLVLSMLITLIKVSIFP
- a CDS encoding hemolysin family protein, translated to MTAQDILIRALSILLLIAINAFFVTAEFAMVSVRRSRISQLVEAGDIQAQTVQSLQRSIERLLSTTQLGITLSSLALGWIGESTMAKLVGEILAKLPLPPLLTISLSHSFAIPIAFFSLAYLQIVLGELCPKSVALLYAEQLARFLGPAIGVIAQIFNPFIWILNQSTRWLLRSVGIPYTGEGKYNQVTSEELQLIIATEGESTGLEAQERALLKNVFEFGEVTAVEVMVPRTQLIAIPETATFKEFLEEVTQAGHSRYPVEGDSLDDILGIIDFKDLAQPLSQGLLNPNSALEEWIKPVKFVSESMPLDELLALMQRSQLKMVMVVDEFGGTSGLITLEDLIGEILGNDLEGSGEEEVALQMIDEQTFLVEAQINLEELNNVLGLDLPLTDEYQTLGGFLLYQWQKIPMVGETLAYQSFEFTVIASEGPRLLQIRLHRKEASETESELIETESLEVIDDSNYE
- a CDS encoding sulfite oxidase-like oxidoreductase; its protein translation is MFRKFFQKPDSETNDRVPPGQYLAKGFPVLTYGKTPEVSTDTWQFRVWGLVTPQTFSWSDFMSLPHHEFTKDFHCVTRWTKLDVKWTGIKITDFMALLDVDPKATHVMQHCYGEYTTNLPLKDFVLEDNFFAFKLLGDPLPADHGGPMRSVIPHLYAWKSAKWINGLEFLPQDELGFWEKNGYHRRGDPWQQERYGGKLK
- a CDS encoding allophycocyanin subunit alpha-B, which gives rise to MSVVSQVILKADDELRYPSSGELKGIQSFLRTGEQRVRIAETLAENEKKIVDQAQKRLFQKRPDFRAPGGNAYGQRQYNQCLRDYGWYLRLVSYGVLAGDKEPIEKIGLIGVKEMYNSLNVPVPGMVEAIRCLKEAALGLLNNEDAAETAPYFDYMIQVMS
- a CDS encoding Uma2 family endonuclease — encoded protein: MSITARQLAELMPDATEVESDEPEMESSLHYIQLALLVSCLEWLWRDKNDFFIGANLTIYFNRQQLKNKDFRGPDFFLIKQTKKRPRKSWVTWEEEGKYPDLIIELLSESTADVDKNFKKELYQHRLRTPEYFWFSPDNLEFAGFRLNQGKYEEISPNELGWLWSESLGLYLGLYQQQLRYFTLEGQLVPTPEEEAQQQIRFAQEQQQRAEQQQQRAEQLAAQLRALGIEPEA
- a CDS encoding alpha/beta hydrolase, whose protein sequence is MTPLPSFGWFRPLKSGIFGLIASLTLALPSYAAEKISFVFDSLILSIPVSDLETYAKDGELSQQLTRYFSLAGATEEDKAAFRQALLTPAPVKPLRFSRILNTEEGERLLKYFGKVINVQGGSNGKFLIRGALVEAALDKEGLTLINFLKKLSTNVQIDLKQALNLGQQVEIVVNATYLFTEEVDRLAQIEAEKTEKVNFSQLSDPRQPGPFEVKKQTWNLTDEKRNRQFYVDVYQPQILQSEKVPVVVISHGLSSRPEDFSKWGQHLASYGYVVALPQHPGSDIKQTEDFLEGFSRQIFLRNEFIDRPLDLSYTIDELERRNQSSFAGRLNLKEVGVLGHSFGGYTVLSVAGATIDFDRLEEVCNLEIGDLNTALLLQCRALKLERKDYNFKDPRVKAVFVVNPVNSGLFGSKSLRKIDIPVFISAGSYDPATPFIFEQVVSYPRLKVTDKYLQLQEGQAHVDFSQLDAGLTDMLETTTDLTLPSPQLLDSYTNSMILSFFEVYINNNPEYTPYLSSAYANYLSEGQEFKTYLITEKSSESLTTSIEKFIRENSIKVPQNR